The Mycobacterium riyadhense sequence ACCGCGTCGACCTGGCCGATGATCCGCTTGTGGATCTCGTCCTCCATGCGAAGCAGCCGGGTGGTCTCGGCCTCGGTGAGCTTGAACACCGGGATGCCAGTCCAGTTGCCCAGCACCTCGGCGATCTGCTCGTCGTCAACCTCGGCAACCACATCGAGATCGCCTGAACGCCATTGCTTTTCGCGCTCTGCCCGCTGAGCCACCAGCTGCTTTTCGCGATCGCGCAGGCTGGCGGCCTTCTCGAAGTCCTGGGCGTCGATCGCCGATTCCTTCTCCCGGCGGGCCTCGGCGATCTTCTCGTCGAACTCACGCAGGTCTGGCGGCGCGGTCATGCGGCGAATCCGCATCCGGGCACCGGCCTCGTCGATCAGGTCGATGGCCTTATCCGGCAGGAACCGGTCGTTGATGTAGCGGTCGGCCAGGGTGGCCGCGGCCACGATGGCGCTGTCGCTGATCGACACCCGGTGGTGGGCCTCGTAGCGGTCGCGCAGACCCTTGAGGATCTCGATGGTGTGCTCCACCGTCGGCTCGCCCACCTGCACCGGTTGGAAGCGGCGCTCCAGCGCGGCGTCCTTCTCGATGTACTTGCGGTACTCGTCGAGCGTGGTGGCACCGATCGTCTGCAGTTCGCCGCGGGCCAGCTTGGGCTTGAGGATGCTGGCCGCGTCGATCGCGCCCTCGGCGGCACCGGCACCGACCAGCGTGTGCAGCTCGTCGATGAACAAGATGATGTCGCCACGCGTGTTGATCTCCTTGAGCACCTTCTTCAGGCGCTCCTCGAAGTCACCGCGGTAGCGCGAGCCGGCGACCAGCGATCCCAGGTCCAGGGTGTAGAGCTGCTTGTCCTTCAGCGTCTCGGGAACCTCGCCGTGCACGATGGCCTGCGCGAGGCCCTCGACGACGGCCGTCTTGCCGACACCTGGCTCGCCGATCAGCACCGGGTTGTTCTTGGTGCGGCGGGAGAGCACCTGCATCACCCGCTCGATTTCTTTCTCGCGGCCGATAACGGGGTCAAGCTTGCCTTCCATCGCCGCCGACGTCAGGTTGCGGCCGAACTGGTCAAGAACCAAGGAAGTCGAAGGCGAGCCGGACTCCCCGCCCCGACCACCGGTGCCGGCTTCGGCGGCCTCCTTGCCCTGGTAGCCGGACAGCAGCTGGATAACCTGCTGACGCACTCGGGTCAGCTCGGCGCCCAGCTTGACCAGCACCTGGGCCGCCACGCCCTCACCCTCGCGGATCAGGCCCAGCAGGATGTGCTCGGTGCCGATGTAGTTGTGGCCGAGCTGCAGCGCCTCACGCAGGCTCAGCTCGAGAACCTTCTTGGCGCGCGGGGTGAACGGGATGTGCCCGGACGGCGCCTGTTGGCCCTGGCCGATGATCTCCTCGACCTGGCTGCGGACGCCTTCCAGCGAGATACCCAGCGACTCCAGCGACTTCGCCGCGACGCCTTCGCCCTCGTGAATCAGACCCAACAGGATGTGCTCGGTGCCGATGTAGTTGTGGTTGAGCATCCTGGCCTCTTCTTGCGCCAAGACGACGACCCTGCGGGCACGGTCGGTAAATCGTTCGAACATCGGTCGTTACCTGCTCTCCCTAACCATCGGTACAAAACCCTTAGTGGGTCCTGCCGGTCTTGGGACCGGAACCGCGTACCTGCCGTCCACTGTAATGGTCGGCCTGCCGGGGTTCCTAACCTTGCGGTCCGCCCCGCGACAACAGAACGCAACGGTTAAACGACGAAAACCACCAATGCGTTTCCCGTGCCTCCCGGCGAGCAGTTACGCCGCCAGCGAACACTGGCGAGAAAAGGCCTAAAGCGCCTTAAAGCACCGGCGCCCAGGCTTTTGAGCCTGGGCGCCGGTAAACAAATGTCAGGTTGCGGCGTGGAATGCGTCGATGACGTCGGCCGGGATGCGGCCACGCGTCGATACGTTGTGGCCGTTGCGACGAGCCCATTCCCGGATCGCGGCACTCTGCTCACGATCGATAGCACCGCGACCGCGTCCAGCGCCGGAACGCCCACGCCGGCGACCGCCGACACGACGCCCCGCCGCCACCCATTGCTTCAGATCGCCACGCAGTTTCGCGGCATTCTTGGTCGAAAGATCAATCTCATAGGTCACCCCGTCAAGCCCGAATTCGACCGTTTCGTCAGCGGCGCCTGAACCGTCGAAATCATCGACCAAGGTGACGGTTACTTTCTTCGCCATTGGCTTACCCTCGCGTTTCTTCCTGTGCAGTTAGTGTTGCGTACGGATTGACTCCCCAGTCACCAATCTGCCATAGGAACGCAAAATACTCAATCCAGACACAACACAAGCAGTTCAGTTGGAGTGAGGCCGAACAATCGGGAACAAAACTGTCTCCCTAATTGACAGGCCGGTCAAAGACATCAACAACCGATCGATACCCATTCCCGTTCCCGTGCACGGTGGCATCCCGTACTCGAGAGCGGCCAGAAAATCCTCGTCAAGTGGCATCGCCTCGTCATCGCCGGCGACCGCGGCACGGACCTGATCTGCGAATCTCTCCCGCTGCACGACGGGATCGTTTAATTCCGAGTACCCGGTCGCCAGTTCCACTCCGCGCAAGTAGAGATCCCACTTCTCGGTCACTCCGGGGATACTGCGGTGCTGGCGGGTCAATGGCGTTGTCTCTACCGGAAAATCCTTGACAAATGTAGGCGCAGTCAACGTCTTGCCTACCGTGTGCTCCCAGAGTTCCTCGACGAGTTTGCCGTGACCAACGCCACGCTTGTCAAGAATGTCAACGTCCAGTTGATGTGCTATGGCACGTAAGCGATCGATCGACGTCTGTGGCGTGATCTCTTCGCCAAGTGCCGCCGACAACGACGGATACATTTGTATGGTCGCCCATTCTCCGTCGATGTCGTAGACGCTGCCATCGGGCATCGGCAGTTGTCTGGTCCCGATCGCCTCGTCGGCTACCTCTTGAATAAGCTCCCGCGTGGTGACAGCCGAATCGTCATAGGTTCCATACGTCTGGTAGGTCTCCAACATGGAGAATTCCGGGGAATGCGTGGAATCGGCCCCTTCGTTTCGGAACACACGATTAAGTTCGAAGACTTTGTCGAAACCACCGACTATGCATCGCTTGAGGAACAGTTCCGGCGCGATCCGCAGGTAAAGATCGATGTCGAGGGCATTGGAATGGGTGACGAACGGCCGGGCCGCGGCCCCACCGGCCAGTGTTTGCAACATCGGCGTCTCGACTTCGAGGAACCCGCGTCGTTCCAGTCCATTGCGTATCGCACGCATGACCGCGATCCGCTGACGGGCGACCGCGCGTGCTTGGGGGCGCACGATGAGGTCGACATAGCGCTGCCGAACGCGCGATTCTTCGCTCATCTCCTTGTGCGCCACCGGCAGGGGCCGCAACGACTTCACTGCCATCCGCCACGAATCAGCAAGAACGGATAATTCCCCGCGGCGTGAATTGATCACAGCGCCGTGCACGTAGACGATGTCGCCGATATCGACGTCGGCCTTCCACGCATCGAGGGCTTCCTGCCCTACCTTGTCCAGGCTGATCATCGCCTGTAACTGGGTGCCGTCGCCGTCCTGCAGCGTTGCGAAGCACAGTTTTCCGGTGTTGCGGGCGAATACCACCCGGCCCGCGACACCAACGATGTCATCGGTGGCTTCATCGATCGCCAGGTCAGGATGGGCGGCGCGGACCTCGGCCAGGGTGTGGGTGCGCTGCACCGCGACCGGGTAAGCCTGGCGGCCCTCGTCGAGCAGGCGAGCGCGCTTGTCGCGACGGATCCGGAATTGCTCGGGAAGGTCGGTCTCGGCTTCCTTATCCTGGGCACTCACGACGTGCCAGCTTAAGGGGTCGGAGACGAGCCGCGTCAGCGCGCCGTCTTTAGCCGGCCGCGTTGAGCGTCCTGATTACGTTCGAAGACGAGCCGCAGACCATGCAACGTCAGATGCTGGTCGTAGTGCTCGACGGTATGCAACTCGGGAAGCAAAAGTGGCGCAGTGTGCCCCGTGGCCACAACCGCGACGTCGTCGTCGCCACTGAATCCACGCACATCTTCGCGGACGCGGCTGACGAGGCCGTCGACCAGCCCGGCGAAGCCGAACACCGCACCGGCCTGCATGCATTCGACAGTATTCTTGCCGACAACCGAACGGGGGCGGGCCAATTCGACGCGGCGCAGGGCGGCAGAGCGGGCCGCCGCCGCATCGGAAGACACCTGCACGCCCGGCGCAATGGCCCCACCGAGAAATTCACCCTTGGCTGACACCGTATCCACGCAGATCGACGATCCGAAATCGACGACGATCGCCGCCTTGCCGAACTTGTGGTACGCGGCAAGACAGTTCACGATCCGGTCGGCGCCCACCTCTTTCGGGTTGTCGACCAGCAGTGGGATACCGGTACGCACGCCCGGCTCGATCAGCAGGTGTGGGACCGACGGCCAGTACTGATCGAGCATGATCCGAACCTCGTGCAGCACCGACGGGACGGTGGACAAGCCGGCGGCGCCGGTGAGCCGCTCGGCATCTTCGCCGATGAGACCGTCGATAGTGAGCGCCAGCTCGTCCGCGGTGACTTCGGATTCAGTGCGTATCCGCCACTGCTGCACGACCTTTGCGTGCTCTTTGGCTCCGGAAATCAGGCCGACTACCGTGTGGGTGTTGCGGACGTCGATCGCCAGCAGCACGGCTACCGCACACCGATCCGTGGGTCCAGTAGCTCATCAACGCCATCAGGCACATAGGCCGGGTCGTGGCCGAGGTCGATCTGCTTATTCTGAGCGTCGACGAACACGATCCGCGGCTTATAAGCGCGGGCCTCGGCGTCCTCCATGGTTCCGTACGCGATCAGGATCACCAGATCACCCGGGTGGACGAGATGCGCGGCGGCGCCATTGATTCCAATCACGCCACTGCCGCGTTCCCCGGTGATCGCATAGGTGACGAGCCGGGCGCCGTTGTCGATATCGACAATCGTCACCTGCTCTCCTTCAAGCAGGTCCGCGGCGTCCATCAGGTCCGCGTCAATGGTTACCGACCCAACGTAATGCAGGTCGGCCTGCGTGACGGTGGCACGGTGGATCTTCGATTTCAGCATCGTCCGTAACATCAGTTCCTCCAATGTGATTGGGCGAATTCCGCCTCAGGTTCGTCCGGCCCGACGGTGCCGGCGAAAGTTCCGATCTGGATTTCAATGTTGTCCAGGAGCCTGGTGGTGCCCAGCCTGGCGGCAACCAGCAGCCGGCCGGATTTGTCGAGCCGTACCGGACCAAGCTCGGCATCACGCAGCTCCAGGTAGTCGACGGAGAGATCAGGCACCGCGTCGAGCACGGCGCGGGCCGCGTCCAGCGCGGCCTGGGCACCGGCCGTTGCGGCATGAGCACCGGCGGACAGCGCCGCTGAGAGCGCCACGGCCGCTTCACGCTGGATCGGGTCGAGGTAGCGATTGCGCGACGACATCGCCAAGCCATCGGCTTCCCGCACGGTGGGCACCCCGACCACCCGGACGTCGACGTTCAAGTCCGCGACCATCTGCCGGATCAGCACCAACTGCTGGTAGTCCTTCTCGCCGAAGAACGCCGCGTCCGGTCGCACGATCGCAAACAGCTTGAGCACGACGGTCAACACGCCGGCGAAATGCGTTGGCCGAGCGGCGCCTTCGAGTTCGGTAGCCAGCGGACCGGGCTGCACGGTAGTGCGCAGGCCATGGGGATACATCGCCGCTGCGGTGGGCGCGAAGACGACCTCAACACCTTCGGCGCGCAATTGCGCCAGGTCGTCGTCCAAGGTTCGGGGATAGGCGTCACGATCTTCCCCGGCACCGAATTGCAGTGGGTTGACGAAGATCGACACCACGACCACCGCACCCGGCACCCGCTTGGCCGCGCGCACCAGGGCAAGGTGGCCCTCGTGCAGCGCTCCCATCGTGGGCACCAACATCACCCGTCGGCCGGTGTGTCGCAGCGCGCGGGTCACATCGGTGACGTCACTGGGAGCCGAGTACACGTTCAGCGCGCCGGGATTGAAGGTGGGCTTAGTCATGGCGCCAACACCTCGACGACGTCGTCGGGAGCGTGGGCACGTTGCGCGGTACGCAGCGCGTTCACCCGATATGCCTGGGCCAACTGTGGATCCGCCTGGGCCAGTGCGGCCAAGTGGCCGGCAACCGCGGCCGCATCACCGCGGGCCACCGGCCCGGTGAGCGCGGCCTGCCCACGCTGCAGCGTGTTCTCCAGCGCCGCACGTGCCAACGGTCCGACGATGCGTTCGGCGATCCCGCCAGGCTGGTTGTCGACGAGTTGTTGGCCAAGCAGTTCGGTACCGCGCAAGGCGACGCGCAACGCCTCGACGGCGTCGGCCACAACGGTCACCAGGTGGTTGCTCGCGTGGGCCAGGGCAGCGTGATAGAGGACGCGTGCATCCTCGTGCACTCTGAATGGCTCGCCGCCCATCTCCAGCACCAGTGAC is a genomic window containing:
- the clpC1 gene encoding ATP-dependent protease ATP-binding subunit ClpC, which codes for MFERFTDRARRVVVLAQEEARMLNHNYIGTEHILLGLIHEGEGVAAKSLESLGISLEGVRSQVEEIIGQGQQAPSGHIPFTPRAKKVLELSLREALQLGHNYIGTEHILLGLIREGEGVAAQVLVKLGAELTRVRQQVIQLLSGYQGKEAAEAGTGGRGGESGSPSTSLVLDQFGRNLTSAAMEGKLDPVIGREKEIERVMQVLSRRTKNNPVLIGEPGVGKTAVVEGLAQAIVHGEVPETLKDKQLYTLDLGSLVAGSRYRGDFEERLKKVLKEINTRGDIILFIDELHTLVGAGAAEGAIDAASILKPKLARGELQTIGATTLDEYRKYIEKDAALERRFQPVQVGEPTVEHTIEILKGLRDRYEAHHRVSISDSAIVAAATLADRYINDRFLPDKAIDLIDEAGARMRIRRMTAPPDLREFDEKIAEARREKESAIDAQDFEKAASLRDREKQLVAQRAEREKQWRSGDLDVVAEVDDEQIAEVLGNWTGIPVFKLTEAETTRLLRMEDEIHKRIIGQVDAVKAVSKAIRRTRAGLKDPKRPSGSFIFAGPSGVGKTELSKALANFLFGDDDALIQIDMGEFHDRFTASRLFGAPPGYVGYEEGGQLTEKVRRKPFSVVLFDEIEKAHQEIYNSLLQVLEDGRLTDGQGRTVDFKNTVLIFTSNLGTSDISKPVGLGFTKGGGENDYERMKQKVNDELKKHFRPEFLNRIDDIIVFHQLTREEIIQMVDLMISRVAGQLKSKDMALEMTDKAKSLLAKRGFDPVLGARPLRRTIQREIEDQLSEKILFEEVGPGQIVTVDVDNWDGESAGEDAVFTFTGTRKPPAETDLAKAGAHSAGGTGTEAE
- the lsr2 gene encoding histone-like nucleoid-structuring protein Lsr2, whose product is MAKKVTVTLVDDFDGSGAADETVEFGLDGVTYEIDLSTKNAAKLRGDLKQWVAAGRRVGGRRRGRSGAGRGRGAIDREQSAAIREWARRNGHNVSTRGRIPADVIDAFHAAT
- the lysS gene encoding lysine--tRNA ligase, which produces MSAQDKEAETDLPEQFRIRRDKRARLLDEGRQAYPVAVQRTHTLAEVRAAHPDLAIDEATDDIVGVAGRVVFARNTGKLCFATLQDGDGTQLQAMISLDKVGQEALDAWKADVDIGDIVYVHGAVINSRRGELSVLADSWRMAVKSLRPLPVAHKEMSEESRVRQRYVDLIVRPQARAVARQRIAVMRAIRNGLERRGFLEVETPMLQTLAGGAAARPFVTHSNALDIDLYLRIAPELFLKRCIVGGFDKVFELNRVFRNEGADSTHSPEFSMLETYQTYGTYDDSAVTTRELIQEVADEAIGTRQLPMPDGSVYDIDGEWATIQMYPSLSAALGEEITPQTSIDRLRAIAHQLDVDILDKRGVGHGKLVEELWEHTVGKTLTAPTFVKDFPVETTPLTRQHRSIPGVTEKWDLYLRGVELATGYSELNDPVVQRERFADQVRAAVAGDDEAMPLDEDFLAALEYGMPPCTGTGMGIDRLLMSLTGLSIRETVLFPIVRPHSN
- a CDS encoding type III pantothenate kinase, producing MLLAIDVRNTHTVVGLISGAKEHAKVVQQWRIRTESEVTADELALTIDGLIGEDAERLTGAAGLSTVPSVLHEVRIMLDQYWPSVPHLLIEPGVRTGIPLLVDNPKEVGADRIVNCLAAYHKFGKAAIVVDFGSSICVDTVSAKGEFLGGAIAPGVQVSSDAAAARSAALRRVELARPRSVVGKNTVECMQAGAVFGFAGLVDGLVSRVREDVRGFSGDDDVAVVATGHTAPLLLPELHTVEHYDQHLTLHGLRLVFERNQDAQRGRLKTAR
- the panD gene encoding aspartate 1-decarboxylase; the encoded protein is MLRTMLKSKIHRATVTQADLHYVGSVTIDADLMDAADLLEGEQVTIVDIDNGARLVTYAITGERGSGVIGINGAAAHLVHPGDLVILIAYGTMEDAEARAYKPRIVFVDAQNKQIDLGHDPAYVPDGVDELLDPRIGVR
- the panC gene encoding pantoate--beta-alanine ligase, which translates into the protein MTKPTFNPGALNVYSAPSDVTDVTRALRHTGRRVMLVPTMGALHEGHLALVRAAKRVPGAVVVVSIFVNPLQFGAGEDRDAYPRTLDDDLAQLRAEGVEVVFAPTAAAMYPHGLRTTVQPGPLATELEGAARPTHFAGVLTVVLKLFAIVRPDAAFFGEKDYQQLVLIRQMVADLNVDVRVVGVPTVREADGLAMSSRNRYLDPIQREAAVALSAALSAGAHAATAGAQAALDAARAVLDAVPDLSVDYLELRDAELGPVRLDKSGRLLVAARLGTTRLLDNIEIQIGTFAGTVGPDEPEAEFAQSHWRN